One window from the genome of Candidatus Zymogenus saltonus encodes:
- a CDS encoding SAM-dependent DNA methyltransferase, with translation MNNFQQKANFIWQVADDILRGSFKQHEYGDVILPFVVLRRLDCVLEERKDSVIHTYNEFKDKLPDLKQVLLKAAGGLNFYNTSVFDLYRLAQDAGNIELNFNNYINGYSDNVGEIIENFKIDKTVQKLAKNNLLFMLVDKFTEIDLHPKVVNNHEMGYIFEELLRRFSEMSNETAGEHYTPREVIRLMVNVLFAEHGDELKGKGIIRTVFDPACGTGGMLTFSKEYIQKNINPDVEIVMFGQELNDQTFAIAKSDVLIMGEEADNIRLGTSFSDDNFKGRRFNYMLTNPPFGVSWKKEREFITNESSNPNGRFHAGLPRISDGQMLFLQHMISKMEPKGSRIAIIFNGSPLFTGDAGSGESNIRKWIIENDWLEAIIAMPTELFYNTGIATYVWIVTNKKPARRKGKVQLVNAVDFYQKMKKSLGNKRNYIHDDQIVEITEIYTAFQEGEQCKIFDNSDFGYTKVTVERPLLEKGKVVKDARGNPKPDTSLRDYEKVPLKESIDEYFRREVKPHVPDAWMDRSRDVIGYEISFTKYFYKYQPLRSLDEIKADILALEAETEGLLKEILEP, from the coding sequence ATGAACAACTTCCAGCAAAAGGCAAACTTCATCTGGCAGGTCGCTGATGATATTCTTCGGGGTTCGTTCAAGCAGCACGAATACGGCGATGTTATACTTCCCTTCGTTGTGCTTAGACGGCTGGATTGTGTCCTGGAAGAGCGTAAAGATTCCGTCATTCATACGTACAATGAGTTCAAGGACAAGCTTCCCGACCTCAAGCAGGTCTTGCTCAAGGCTGCAGGTGGGCTTAACTTCTACAATACTTCCGTGTTTGATCTCTACAGGCTTGCACAAGATGCGGGAAACATCGAGCTGAACTTTAACAACTACATCAACGGATACAGCGACAACGTCGGGGAGATAATCGAGAATTTTAAAATAGACAAAACCGTCCAGAAACTTGCCAAAAACAATCTGCTGTTCATGCTGGTCGATAAGTTCACCGAAATCGATCTCCATCCCAAGGTCGTGAACAACCACGAGATGGGGTATATCTTCGAGGAGTTGCTCCGTCGGTTTTCAGAAATGTCGAACGAGACCGCAGGGGAGCATTATACCCCTCGTGAGGTGATCCGTTTAATGGTCAATGTGCTGTTCGCCGAACATGGCGATGAGCTGAAGGGAAAGGGGATTATCAGGACGGTCTTTGATCCTGCATGCGGGACGGGCGGTATGCTGACCTTTTCGAAGGAATACATCCAGAAGAACATCAACCCCGATGTCGAAATCGTTATGTTCGGTCAGGAGCTGAACGACCAGACCTTCGCCATCGCAAAATCTGATGTACTCATAATGGGGGAGGAAGCAGATAATATCCGACTCGGTACGAGTTTCTCCGATGACAACTTCAAAGGAAGGCGATTCAATTATATGCTCACCAATCCCCCCTTTGGGGTGAGCTGGAAGAAGGAACGGGAGTTCATCACCAATGAATCAAGCAACCCAAACGGGCGATTTCATGCCGGACTGCCGAGGATAAGCGACGGGCAAATGCTCTTTCTCCAGCACATGATCTCGAAGATGGAGCCGAAGGGAAGCCGAATCGCCATCATATTCAACGGCTCCCCCCTCTTCACGGGCGATGCAGGTTCTGGGGAGAGCAATATCAGGAAGTGGATTATCGAAAATGACTGGCTCGAAGCCATCATCGCCATGCCCACCGAGCTTTTCTACAACACGGGAATCGCCACCTATGTCTGGATTGTCACAAACAAAAAACCTGCGAGACGAAAGGGCAAGGTTCAGCTTGTCAACGCAGTCGATTTTTATCAGAAGATGAAGAAGAGTCTGGGGAACAAAAGAAACTACATTCATGATGACCAGATAGTTGAGATAACCGAAATCTACACCGCCTTTCAGGAGGGAGAACAGTGCAAGATATTTGATAACAGTGATTTTGGATATACAAAGGTAACTGTAGAGCGTCCTCTGCTTGAAAAGGGTAAGGTTGTCAAGGATGCCAGAGGTAATCCCAAACCAGATACGTCCTTGAGGGATTACGAGAAGGTGCCGTTGAAGGAGAGTATAGACGAATATTTTAGGCGGGAGGTGAAACCCCATGTCCCCGATGCGTGGATGGACAGAAGCAGGGACGTTATTGGGTACGAGATAAGCTTTACGAAGTATTTCTACAAATATCAGCCGCTTCGCTCACTGGATGAAATCAAGGCGGACATCCTGGCTCTGGAGGCGGAAACGGAAGGGTTGCTGAAGGAGATACTGGAGCCATGA
- a CDS encoding MerR family transcriptional regulator, whose translation MSKDKVKETNGDEVLKASDVQKCAGISYRQLNDWDSKGIISSSRKKKAGWRTFSTKEVFMLMICKEIRDKFGTPLESLGFIKSFMLQDKADHFRYALEMMALYGLNVYLLTDLKETFIMDNELEFRDLFKLGFFRGEESKSYIFISINPIVNRMSEARGIQTFKADGRLVIELDKMAAKGFELQQILQGGNYSKVIIQLKNGQIFQVDTEEELGEEEKENLNRELMKVFGSEKYGNLMLKMHDGEITRATRTLHKKVKKATERT comes from the coding sequence ATGTCAAAAGATAAAGTAAAAGAAACTAACGGAGATGAGGTTTTAAAGGCAAGTGATGTGCAAAAATGCGCTGGTATTTCTTATCGCCAGCTAAATGACTGGGATTCTAAAGGCATTATATCTTCTTCAAGAAAAAAAAAGGCTGGTTGGCGAACTTTCTCTACAAAGGAAGTTTTTATGCTGATGATCTGCAAGGAAATTAGAGATAAGTTTGGCACGCCTTTAGAATCTCTTGGTTTCATTAAATCATTTATGCTACAGGATAAAGCTGATCATTTCAGATATGCTTTGGAGATGATGGCTCTTTATGGATTAAATGTCTATCTGCTGACAGATCTCAAAGAAACTTTCATAATGGATAATGAGTTGGAGTTCAGGGATTTATTCAAATTAGGCTTTTTTAGGGGAGAGGAGTCAAAAAGTTATATTTTTATCAGCATCAATCCAATTGTTAATCGTATGTCAGAAGCAAGAGGTATCCAGACCTTTAAAGCGGACGGTCGTCTTGTTATAGAGTTAGACAAAATGGCAGCTAAAGGCTTTGAATTGCAACAGATTTTACAAGGTGGTAATTACTCTAAAGTAATCATTCAGCTTAAAAATGGTCAAATTTTTCAAGTAGATACTGAAGAAGAACTGGGAGAGGAGGAGAAGGAAAACTTAAATAGAGAATTGATGAAAGTGTTTGGATCGGAGAAATACGGAAATCTCATGCTAAAAATGCATGATGGGGAAATCACGAGAGCAACCCGAACCTTACACAAAAAAGTAAAAAAGGCGACAGAAAGAACCTGA
- a CDS encoding zinc ribbon domain-containing protein: MKVSWFPDYINGLHKPLISQEQFFKAYAILHGKKPTVTTKSRNNPDFPLRNFVRCPKCDQKLTAGWSTGRKGVKYPYYHCRTKGCSLNIRKEDFERKFLDYLTCFQPNEEVMNLFEEIVLDVWKTKQAEMIKTENRIERELKDLKERKNRIDDLVIDGVFDEGTYREKSDALRDEMLLKQVELDDSKIHFVDFEECLKYCKYVLSNLGSFWENADIDLRQRFQSLIFPEKLYYESKTFRTTKIPYIIKKLQDKSPEKLHLASPRGFEPLSPA; this comes from the coding sequence ATTAAAGTCAGTTGGTTTCCAGACTACATTAATGGACTGCATAAACCACTTATTTCGCAGGAACAGTTCTTCAAAGCATACGCCATCCTTCATGGAAAGAAACCAACAGTAACAACAAAAAGTAGAAATAATCCTGACTTTCCGTTGCGTAATTTCGTTCGATGTCCAAAATGCGATCAGAAGCTAACGGCAGGATGGTCTACTGGGAGAAAAGGGGTAAAGTATCCCTATTATCATTGCCGGACTAAAGGTTGCTCTTTGAATATCAGGAAAGAGGACTTCGAAAGGAAGTTTCTTGATTATCTGACGTGTTTTCAACCTAACGAAGAAGTAATGAATTTATTTGAAGAGATCGTTTTGGATGTTTGGAAAACAAAGCAAGCAGAAATGATTAAAACTGAAAATCGTATTGAAAGAGAGCTAAAGGATTTAAAGGAAAGAAAAAACAGAATCGATGATTTGGTGATAGATGGGGTTTTTGACGAGGGAACTTATAGGGAAAAGTCAGATGCATTAAGAGATGAAATGTTACTGAAGCAAGTCGAGTTAGACGATTCAAAAATTCACTTTGTTGATTTTGAAGAGTGCTTAAAATACTGCAAATATGTTCTGTCAAATCTCGGAAGTTTTTGGGAAAATGCCGATATTGACCTACGGCAACGGTTCCAAAGTCTTATATTTCCTGAAAAACTCTATTATGAGAGCAAAACTTTTAGAACCACAAAAATTCCCTATATTATCAAAAAGTTACAGGACAAAAGTCCCGAAAAATTGCATTTGGCGTCCCCAAGGGGATTTGAACCCCTGTCGCCGGCGTGA
- a CDS encoding O-antigen ligase family protein: protein MSKKTSDDRGVTKRLKENPVKALGSFICDPYSYILLISFFETSFNYLRKGYVSVYMVLLIAGFLIQFYRLLKARELFGLVKSELAYRFILPMSLFIVLLAVSLIGAQSHKVGVHFIKNYIGSGMLVFLIATNIKSTDKIKRVLTLLSIMAVVNAVFGMLQVYVSSRFYLVPYLYPIKNAFYFNSAVLPNAFGLFMMNFNFGFTIMLGALNILSRFFNEKRTGWKIIFFLAWAVVLYGYLISFLRSSIIALLLGAIVIVVATVLINRGRGASPSLVKRLLAISLVTLIIVPSIFAQVHFFSKRDNIITNKYKERIIRSKVESDEARIVLYKLGLRIFLDHPLKGIGIGNYKTEKVKYLKDSDVSNIEVIGKLDSHNVFMEILCGAGILGLITYLYLMLFPVVRSVKVIFKEKVTDDARVIYILLLAYFCAALFDSNFHNFFFENMLWIGIGLFYSMELKGRERVGSTSESR, encoded by the coding sequence ATGTCTAAAAAAACGTCTGATGACAGAGGCGTTACGAAAAGGTTGAAGGAAAACCCCGTTAAGGCCCTCGGGAGTTTCATCTGTGACCCCTATTCGTACATCCTCCTCATATCCTTTTTCGAGACCTCCTTCAACTATTTGAGAAAAGGCTACGTCTCGGTCTATATGGTCCTTCTCATCGCCGGTTTTCTCATCCAGTTTTACCGCCTTCTAAAAGCCAGAGAGCTCTTCGGACTTGTAAAGAGCGAGCTGGCTTACCGGTTTATCCTGCCGATGTCCCTCTTCATCGTCCTCCTGGCGGTCTCCCTTATAGGGGCCCAGTCTCATAAAGTGGGCGTCCACTTCATCAAAAACTATATCGGCTCCGGGATGCTCGTCTTTCTCATCGCGACAAACATAAAAAGTACAGATAAGATAAAGAGGGTCCTGACCCTCCTCTCCATTATGGCCGTCGTCAACGCCGTCTTCGGGATGCTTCAGGTCTATGTGAGCTCCCGCTTCTACCTCGTTCCCTACCTCTACCCAATAAAAAACGCCTTTTATTTTAATTCCGCGGTCTTGCCGAACGCCTTCGGGCTCTTCATGATGAACTTCAACTTCGGCTTCACGATTATGCTGGGAGCGCTGAATATTCTGTCAAGGTTCTTCAACGAAAAGAGAACGGGGTGGAAGATCATCTTCTTCTTGGCCTGGGCTGTAGTCCTTTACGGTTACCTTATAAGCTTTTTGAGATCGAGCATAATCGCGCTTCTCCTCGGCGCAATTGTAATCGTTGTTGCGACCGTATTGATTAACAGAGGGAGAGGCGCCTCCCCCTCTCTGGTCAAGAGGCTTTTGGCGATCTCCCTCGTTACGCTGATAATAGTCCCGTCGATCTTCGCCCAGGTTCACTTCTTCAGCAAGAGGGATAACATCATCACTAATAAATATAAGGAACGGATCATAAGATCGAAAGTGGAATCGGACGAGGCAAGGATCGTCCTTTACAAGCTCGGCCTTCGGATATTTCTCGACCATCCCTTGAAGGGGATCGGCATTGGGAACTATAAGACGGAAAAGGTAAAATATCTAAAGGATTCTGATGTAAGTAATATAGAGGTTATCGGCAAGCTCGATTCCCACAACGTATTTATGGAGATATTATGCGGGGCGGGGATTTTAGGCCTTATCACTTATCTCTACTTGATGCTCTTTCCGGTTGTCAGGAGCGTGAAGGTTATTTTTAAAGAGAAGGTCACGGATGACGCCCGTGTTATCTACATACTCCTCCTGGCGTATTTCTGTGCCGCCCTCTTCGATTCCAACTTCCATAACTTCTTCTTCGAGAATATGCTCTGGATCGGGATCGGCCTTTTCTACTCTATGGAGTTGAAGGGGAGGGAGCGGGTCGGGTCCACAAGCGAGTCTCGCTGA